The following proteins are co-located in the Flammeovirga kamogawensis genome:
- a CDS encoding glycosyl hydrolase, translating to MKTRLLLWSFIISSLFYFDTHAQIVPVGQGSYTTTFPGPAVQGRREQPRGLGFGTKATPKVSSNLDGIPVPTNDWWSTLLWTTYNSSSHGWGFYAYPLSYRSKPDGLAIEYTIPISSERNNKQPMSEVAPIIIGVEGLGTSESLVDNFSDWTVTAAWFEGNHNFKATIGMAMPFTYFEKSPSEVASVKLNFPSPVTIQGNILIIEENYNGADYAVYGPEGTTWTKVGNSYTSNLNGKTYWSIAHLPEDIDIQTAVNELKQYAYVFPKNTTVNWQYNDATATMTTNFNVEVDVKEGLNNQFLLGLLPHQWGNLPTGAPALHSYSYPSVRGEIKSMVANSYTIDHKFQGILPTLPNLGKYSDSYSQSELYKMVDDVSGGSLATWTDSYNDGKKMNRLAQLAHIADQLGNETAKEKLVTTVKERIEDWLSAESDETDFIMYYDEDWKALLGFPAGHGQDYNLNDHHFHWGYFIHMAAMIEQYEPGWADQWGEMVNLLVRDASAYDHNDEMFPYLRNFSPYAGHCWANGSSTDPNGNDQESSSESMQFHSALIHWGEVTGNKEIRDLGIYLYTTELSAIEEYWWDVNDRTFQPELGYEAVSRIWGAGYDAETFWTLDIGPMWGINFLPIHGGSLYLGYRPELVQTLWDDITANTGILNREQNPNIWYDIYWMYLSFVDPEKALGYFEGYQDYSIEFGESKAHTYYWLHNMVALGQVDVSITANHPIASVFDKNGDKTYVAHNYSNQTIMVTYSDGTLLEVPARSTATSKDVPLDVAITNPFNGQKFPTDTNITLNATVERGTPDKVEFYDGETLLGTTTSPPYSITLPSVQDYVYNYNVRAYIGNEYKQSKYASVQVGLGIPQDPYAASPATIPGTLFSGQYDQGGQNVAYYDVSPYNEGDARTDEYVDVSVSQSEGLSVGWIDKNEWLEYTINATQTGMYDVEFKVASGLSEGGGPLHLEVDEVPLGTPAAINYTGDWGAWQSVEIKDIPITQGEHIIRLVADGGGFNLGRFTFTRIGEITDQEAPTTPENLTVTNKGVDYLTIAWDAATDNIGISGYQLSLNGAVVTTVNNLNYTFNGLTDATNYTISVVAIDNTNNTSIASTLTETTLPIILDEEPPTEISRLAIENVDVATLSLSWSPATDNIGVVGYQVFSNGNLLAQTNDTLVSLLNLSPSTNYVLEVIALDASGNTSAAVSVTVTTLDDVLAPEFTSAITLQEATQETLTISWAAASDNVGVAGYEIYLDGVFHGSTVDLNYSFSGLLAETTYAIEILASDFQGNVSTPLTNTFSTNPLQVVCTGGSDNNDYTYEVSNEDSNPTITFIPSRTGVGSTTVLLYYKVNNGGLGGYIVSANSPYTINANADDTIEFYYTYSVPEGGERNTAATPHTVTIGECGGSSGGGNDIQAPTSPLNLLASNITTNSASITWSASTDNIGVVGYDIVVNGSISSTTGTQTTLNELTENTVYTVNVIAKDIAGNTSVAASTTFTTLENSTGGETGNCSGNDANGDYTYELSNVNGKTAITFIPSRSGVANSTLIVYYAGSAGAGHPGYFFTTNTAHPTTIDAGDDIHFYFTYNVPEGGERNTAATPHLENISNCNNNGGGNEGDTEVPSSPSNLSATAVTTSSFTISWSASSDNIGVVGYDIYLDNVFTSSTTSTSYSFSQLVDNTTYSIKIVAKDAAGNTNENAISITTNADNSNGGNYTCDGDAGFTTASTVDYYYTVAYEGNNVIIGFEPQRNGVGSSTRLLIINGAGYHMDNDGDGTYSYTVQNTSSVDFYFVYNVPEGGERNGSTAMHTCSSSGSRYITLEDDLKDLSLSIYPNPAQHQLHLDFTSTVEDEDFEIRIINLGNGQVKEMVKSTSLSNTFNVSDYSSGIYLIEITSAHYYSTKKWIKQ from the coding sequence ATGAAAACTAGATTACTACTATGGAGCTTTATTATAAGCTCTCTATTCTATTTTGACACACACGCACAAATTGTCCCTGTCGGTCAGGGCAGTTACACTACAACATTTCCAGGTCCTGCTGTGCAAGGGCGAAGAGAACAACCTAGAGGTTTAGGGTTTGGTACAAAAGCGACCCCTAAAGTATCTAGCAATTTGGATGGCATTCCAGTACCTACAAATGATTGGTGGTCTACCCTACTTTGGACTACCTACAATAGTTCGTCACATGGATGGGGGTTTTATGCTTATCCTTTATCTTACCGTTCTAAGCCAGATGGCTTGGCTATTGAATACACAATTCCTATTTCGAGTGAACGAAATAACAAACAACCGATGTCTGAGGTTGCTCCGATTATTATAGGCGTTGAAGGACTTGGTACTTCAGAATCTTTGGTAGATAATTTCTCTGATTGGACAGTTACTGCAGCTTGGTTTGAAGGAAATCATAATTTTAAGGCAACAATTGGTATGGCAATGCCTTTTACGTACTTCGAAAAATCTCCGTCTGAAGTAGCTTCTGTTAAACTAAATTTCCCTTCTCCTGTTACAATTCAAGGTAATATTTTAATTATTGAAGAGAACTACAATGGAGCAGATTATGCAGTTTATGGACCTGAGGGTACTACTTGGACTAAAGTTGGTAATTCATATACTTCAAATTTGAATGGTAAAACCTATTGGAGTATTGCACACTTACCAGAAGATATTGATATCCAAACTGCAGTAAATGAGCTAAAACAATATGCTTATGTATTCCCAAAAAACACAACTGTAAATTGGCAATACAATGACGCAACTGCTACCATGACCACAAACTTTAATGTTGAAGTGGATGTAAAAGAGGGTTTAAATAATCAATTTTTATTAGGTCTACTTCCTCATCAATGGGGTAATCTACCAACTGGAGCACCTGCATTGCATTCGTATTCTTATCCTTCTGTAAGAGGAGAAATTAAATCTATGGTAGCAAATAGCTATACAATAGATCATAAATTTCAAGGTATACTTCCAACGTTACCTAATTTAGGAAAATACAGTGATTCTTACTCTCAATCGGAACTTTATAAAATGGTTGACGATGTAAGTGGTGGATCTTTAGCAACATGGACAGACTCTTACAACGATGGTAAAAAGATGAATCGTTTGGCACAATTGGCTCATATTGCTGATCAATTAGGAAACGAAACAGCAAAAGAAAAATTAGTTACTACAGTAAAAGAAAGAATAGAAGATTGGTTATCAGCGGAGAGTGATGAGACTGATTTTATCATGTATTATGATGAAGATTGGAAAGCATTATTGGGTTTCCCTGCCGGTCATGGTCAAGATTATAATTTAAATGATCATCATTTTCATTGGGGTTATTTTATTCACATGGCTGCAATGATTGAACAATACGAGCCAGGTTGGGCAGATCAATGGGGTGAAATGGTCAACCTTTTAGTAAGAGATGCTTCAGCTTATGATCATAACGATGAAATGTTTCCTTATCTAAGAAATTTCAGTCCATATGCAGGGCACTGCTGGGCAAATGGTTCTAGTACTGATCCAAATGGTAATGATCAAGAATCTAGTTCAGAAAGTATGCAATTTCACTCTGCTCTTATTCACTGGGGAGAAGTTACAGGTAATAAAGAAATTCGTGATTTAGGTATCTACCTTTACACTACAGAACTTTCTGCTATCGAAGAATATTGGTGGGATGTAAACGACAGAACTTTCCAACCAGAATTAGGTTACGAAGCTGTTTCTAGAATTTGGGGAGCTGGTTATGATGCCGAAACTTTCTGGACTCTTGATATTGGTCCTATGTGGGGAATCAATTTCTTGCCTATCCATGGAGGATCTTTATATTTGGGTTACAGACCTGAACTGGTACAAACATTATGGGATGACATTACCGCCAACACAGGCATTTTAAATAGAGAGCAAAACCCTAATATTTGGTACGATATCTATTGGATGTATCTTTCTTTTGTTGACCCAGAAAAAGCATTAGGTTATTTTGAAGGATATCAAGATTATTCTATTGAATTTGGTGAATCTAAGGCACATACTTATTATTGGTTACACAATATGGTGGCATTAGGGCAAGTAGATGTTTCCATTACAGCCAATCACCCTATTGCAAGTGTATTTGATAAAAATGGCGACAAAACGTATGTTGCTCATAACTATTCAAACCAAACAATAATGGTTACTTATTCTGATGGAACACTTTTGGAAGTACCAGCAAGATCTACAGCTACAAGCAAAGATGTTCCTTTAGATGTTGCCATCACAAACCCTTTTAATGGTCAAAAATTTCCTACAGACACCAACATTACTTTAAATGCAACTGTAGAAAGAGGTACACCAGATAAAGTAGAGTTCTATGATGGAGAAACATTATTAGGAACAACAACTTCACCTCCTTATTCTATCACTCTTCCAAGTGTTCAAGATTACGTTTACAACTATAATGTAAGAGCATATATTGGAAATGAATACAAACAATCTAAATATGCATCGGTACAAGTAGGATTAGGTATTCCACAAGATCCTTATGCAGCTTCTCCTGCAACTATTCCTGGTACTTTATTTTCTGGTCAGTACGATCAAGGTGGGCAAAATGTAGCTTATTACGATGTTTCTCCATATAATGAAGGAGATGCCAGAACAGACGAATATGTTGATGTTTCTGTCTCTCAATCTGAAGGTCTTTCTGTTGGGTGGATTGATAAAAATGAATGGTTAGAATACACTATTAATGCTACACAAACAGGTATGTATGATGTAGAATTTAAAGTAGCTTCAGGTCTTTCTGAAGGAGGTGGACCATTACACTTAGAGGTTGATGAAGTTCCTTTAGGTACACCTGCTGCAATTAATTATACAGGTGATTGGGGAGCATGGCAAAGTGTAGAAATTAAAGATATTCCTATTACTCAAGGAGAACACATTATACGTTTAGTTGCAGATGGTGGAGGGTTCAATTTAGGTAGGTTTACCTTTACTAGAATAGGAGAAATTACAGATCAAGAAGCTCCTACAACTCCAGAAAACTTAACTGTTACAAATAAAGGAGTAGATTACTTAACTATCGCATGGGATGCTGCTACAGATAATATTGGTATTAGTGGTTATCAATTATCGTTAAATGGAGCTGTTGTTACAACAGTTAATAACTTAAACTATACATTTAATGGCTTAACTGATGCTACTAATTACACTATTTCTGTGGTTGCTATCGACAATACTAACAATACATCTATCGCTTCTACACTAACGGAGACTACACTTCCAATCATCTTAGATGAAGAACCTCCAACTGAGATTTCAAGATTAGCGATAGAAAATGTTGATGTGGCTACTTTGTCACTTTCTTGGAGCCCTGCCACCGATAATATTGGCGTAGTTGGCTATCAAGTATTTTCAAACGGTAATTTATTAGCACAAACTAATGATACCTTAGTTTCACTATTAAACCTATCTCCATCAACAAACTATGTTTTAGAAGTAATCGCATTAGATGCATCAGGAAATACATCTGCAGCCGTTTCTGTTACTGTTACTACTTTAGATGATGTATTGGCTCCAGAATTCACTTCAGCTATTACTTTACAAGAAGCAACGCAAGAAACTTTAACTATCAGTTGGGCTGCAGCTTCTGATAACGTTGGTGTTGCTGGATATGAAATTTACCTTGATGGTGTTTTTCATGGCAGCACAGTTGATTTAAATTATTCATTTAGTGGGTTATTAGCAGAAACTACTTATGCTATAGAAATTTTAGCATCCGATTTCCAAGGTAATGTTTCAACTCCTTTAACGAATACATTCTCTACAAATCCATTGCAAGTTGTTTGTACAGGAGGTTCTGATAATAATGATTACACTTATGAGGTTTCTAATGAAGACAGTAATCCCACAATAACATTTATTCCAAGTAGAACAGGAGTTGGATCTACAACAGTTTTACTTTACTACAAAGTAAACAATGGAGGTTTAGGAGGATATATTGTCTCTGCAAACTCACCATATACCATTAACGCAAATGCAGATGATACTATTGAGTTTTATTACACTTATAGTGTTCCTGAAGGCGGTGAACGTAATACGGCTGCTACACCTCATACAGTAACTATTGGCGAATGTGGTGGTAGTTCTGGAGGAGGGAATGATATCCAAGCTCCTACCTCTCCCTTAAATTTATTGGCAAGTAATATTACAACAAATTCGGCTTCTATTACATGGAGTGCTTCTACTGATAATATTGGTGTTGTTGGGTATGATATTGTTGTAAATGGTAGTATCAGTTCTACTACAGGTACCCAAACTACTCTAAATGAGTTGACTGAAAACACCGTCTACACTGTAAATGTAATTGCTAAAGATATTGCAGGAAATACATCTGTAGCAGCTTCTACAACCTTTACAACATTAGAAAACTCTACAGGTGGAGAAACAGGAAATTGCAGTGGGAATGATGCTAATGGAGATTATACTTATGAATTAAGTAATGTAAATGGTAAAACGGCAATCACTTTTATTCCAAGTAGATCTGGTGTAGCCAATTCAACACTAATTGTATATTATGCAGGTAGTGCTGGTGCTGGACACCCTGGGTATTTCTTTACAACAAATACAGCACATCCTACAACTATAGATGCTGGAGATGATATTCATTTCTATTTTACATACAATGTTCCTGAAGGTGGAGAACGAAATACTGCTGCGACGCCTCATTTAGAAAACATATCAAATTGTAACAACAATGGTGGTGGAAATGAAGGTGATACTGAAGTTCCATCGAGTCCGTCTAATTTAAGTGCTACTGCGGTAACTACATCCTCTTTTACGATCTCATGGAGTGCTTCTTCTGATAACATTGGCGTTGTTGGTTATGACATTTATTTAGATAATGTATTTACATCATCAACTACTTCCACATCTTATAGCTTCTCTCAGTTAGTTGATAATACAACTTATTCTATAAAAATAGTAGCAAAAGATGCAGCAGGAAATACAAATGAAAATGCAATTTCTATAACTACAAATGCAGATAACTCTAACGGAGGAAATTATACTTGTGATGGTGATGCAGGCTTTACAACAGCTAGTACAGTAGATTATTATTACACAGTAGCCTATGAAGGGAATAATGTAATTATAGGTTTTGAACCTCAAAGAAATGGCGTTGGCTCTTCTACAAGATTATTAATTATAAATGGTGCAGGATATCATATGGACAATGATGGTGATGGTACTTATTCTTATACTGTTCAAAATACTTCATCAGTTGATTTCTATTTTGTTTATAACGTACCAGAAGGTGGAGAAAGAAATGGAAGTACGGCTATGCATACTTGTTCATCTAGTGGTAGTCGTTATATCACATTAGAAGATGACTTAAAGGATCTTTCTTTATCAATTTATCCTAACCCAGCTCAGCATCAATTACACTTAGATTTCACAAGTACTGTTGAAGATGAAGACTTCGAAATTAGAATTATCAACTTAGGTAACGGGCAAGTCAAAGAGATGGTAAAAAGTACAAGTTTGTCTAACACTTTTAATGTAAGTGATTATTCATCTGGGATTTATTTGATTGAAATTACATCAGCGCATTATTATTCAACTAAAAAATGGATCAAACAGTAA
- a CDS encoding beta-1,3-glucanase family protein — protein sequence MKNLFYNFTTLIILFLSGHNYAQDAFPVVIENPSEYSNDELYVAIVGEDLSGVPGVHVWVDMKTGEQYPMNKSYNTMPGPVYGGNRNPDQTALYADVFTKLSDIQDQTVLLNPIQGCRIFISVGEPLYLFFHGATGDPSGYSSPNHTDPTDPNKGIPYEIIELTYNQYGFFGNPTRVDSYKIPIGMELFGHDGYQKKVGEVATHEAIVEKFLATAPQEFLGCVNPSTGEITAPSKTKEFADGTIGTLPDVGPYVDYMKPYIDQIWEKYAQEDLIFDSGDAGVWQGRVNGGALELHSISTAFEGRSGIVVRKPTTQEVFEGKGVLDNVVQDHTTDLLVQAQLCAAINRHVVDVSTPNVGLQDWSKEEDYYQEFPYNFYAAFWHDRSISLDGLSYGFAYDDVWNYSPSVHTPSPSLLKISFGGYLNATSDTLTSIVINNAIDSLNLNEVHDYAIDAFNQNNEAMTIYATWSSTGGTIENNGAFSASEEGVYTITASKDGVQNSTNVVVYYDSTNVIIPDDGICSGTPVNNDYTYKIEEAGATYTITLLPNREGVASQTAILFYGVNTTSGLSGNLVQANVPYDIIASEGDQLNFYYTYNVPEGGERNTADDIHSVTLGACSSVIIDPPFTLETPVANVTSITQNTANLNWTDVNAETYQVVLNGSIVATTTALSYTFNNLTSSTNYAVEVIASANGESKSASVSFSTVEDEVVPPTSNCNGVAVNGDYAYEISNDAENPTLTFIPGRNGVGNNIIILYYSTSSLGNKGGNIITPNTPYQLTANINDQVDFYFTYSVPEGGERNSAATPHQFEVGSCGPVIPDTEAPSAVTNLQSTNVTHNSFTLSWNPSTDNRGVEGYNIAMNGITITTSATSFTFEDLSPLTSYAVSVQAKDVSGLFSVATIHNVTTLVEPEIPESEFTCEGDAGFTTAGTVDYFYTVAYEGNNVIIGFEPQRNGVGSSTRLLIVNGAGYHMDNDGDGTYSYTVQNTSSVDFYFVYNVPEGGERNGSTQRHICNSSNARVQTLNLENEIALNVYPNPSDHFVNISIDSDNEVALQLLNTNGSVLINDTFNRKTQLDISTLPKGMYLINIQNSTFNKTLKWIKK from the coding sequence ATGAAAAATCTATTTTACAATTTTACAACACTCATTATATTATTTTTGAGTGGTCATAATTATGCACAAGATGCATTTCCAGTGGTCATCGAAAACCCTTCTGAATATAGCAACGACGAACTCTATGTTGCCATTGTTGGAGAAGACCTTTCTGGAGTTCCAGGTGTACATGTTTGGGTTGATATGAAAACAGGTGAACAATACCCAATGAATAAATCATATAACACAATGCCTGGTCCCGTTTATGGAGGAAATAGAAACCCGGATCAAACGGCTTTGTATGCAGATGTATTTACTAAATTAAGTGATATTCAAGATCAAACGGTACTATTAAATCCAATTCAAGGGTGTAGAATATTTATTTCTGTTGGCGAACCACTCTATTTGTTTTTCCATGGTGCAACAGGTGATCCTTCAGGTTACTCATCTCCGAACCATACAGACCCTACAGATCCTAACAAAGGAATTCCTTACGAAATCATAGAGTTAACCTATAACCAATATGGTTTCTTTGGTAATCCTACAAGAGTAGATTCTTACAAAATTCCAATTGGGATGGAGTTATTTGGGCATGATGGTTACCAAAAGAAAGTTGGTGAAGTAGCAACGCACGAGGCCATTGTAGAGAAGTTTTTAGCTACTGCTCCTCAAGAATTCTTAGGCTGTGTGAACCCAAGTACAGGTGAGATTACAGCTCCGTCTAAAACAAAAGAATTTGCCGATGGTACAATTGGAACATTACCAGATGTTGGTCCATATGTAGACTATATGAAACCTTATATTGATCAGATTTGGGAAAAATATGCACAGGAAGATTTAATTTTTGACTCTGGTGATGCTGGAGTTTGGCAAGGTAGAGTTAATGGGGGCGCTTTAGAGTTACATAGTATTTCTACTGCTTTTGAAGGACGATCTGGTATTGTGGTTAGAAAGCCTACCACACAAGAAGTTTTTGAAGGGAAAGGAGTTCTTGATAATGTTGTTCAAGATCACACCACCGATTTATTAGTACAAGCTCAATTATGTGCTGCTATTAACAGGCATGTTGTTGATGTTTCTACTCCAAATGTAGGGTTACAAGATTGGTCTAAAGAGGAAGATTATTACCAAGAATTTCCTTATAACTTTTATGCTGCATTTTGGCACGATAGATCAATTAGTTTAGATGGTTTGTCTTATGGTTTTGCTTACGATGATGTATGGAATTATTCACCATCTGTACATACTCCATCTCCATCACTTTTAAAAATTAGTTTTGGCGGGTATTTAAATGCTACATCAGATACTTTAACTTCTATAGTCATTAATAATGCAATAGATTCTCTAAACCTCAATGAGGTACATGATTATGCTATCGATGCCTTTAACCAAAATAATGAAGCTATGACTATCTATGCTACTTGGTCTTCTACTGGAGGTACAATCGAAAATAATGGAGCCTTTTCTGCTTCAGAAGAAGGTGTATATACAATTACTGCATCAAAAGATGGTGTTCAAAATTCAACAAATGTAGTTGTGTATTACGACAGTACAAATGTTATTATTCCAGATGACGGCATTTGTAGTGGTACACCTGTAAATAATGATTACACTTACAAAATTGAAGAAGCAGGTGCTACTTATACAATCACATTATTACCAAATAGAGAAGGAGTTGCAAGTCAGACAGCCATCTTATTTTATGGTGTAAATACTACTTCTGGATTAAGTGGAAATTTAGTTCAAGCAAATGTGCCCTATGATATCATTGCATCTGAGGGAGATCAATTAAATTTTTACTACACTTACAATGTTCCAGAAGGAGGTGAAAGAAATACAGCAGATGATATCCACAGTGTAACTTTAGGAGCTTGTTCATCTGTAATTATCGACCCTCCTTTTACTTTAGAAACGCCAGTAGCAAATGTTACCTCCATTACGCAAAACACTGCTAATTTAAACTGGACAGATGTAAATGCTGAGACTTATCAAGTGGTTTTAAATGGTAGCATTGTAGCTACAACAACAGCTTTAAGTTATACTTTCAATAACTTGACTTCTTCTACCAATTATGCTGTAGAAGTAATTGCATCGGCAAATGGAGAAAGCAAAAGTGCTTCAGTAAGTTTTTCAACGGTAGAAGATGAAGTTGTTCCTCCGACATCAAATTGTAATGGAGTTGCAGTAAACGGTGACTATGCTTATGAAATATCAAACGATGCTGAAAATCCAACATTAACTTTTATACCTGGTAGAAATGGTGTTGGTAATAACATTATCATTTTATATTACAGTACATCATCATTAGGAAACAAAGGAGGAAATATTATTACACCAAATACACCTTATCAGTTAACTGCAAATATTAACGACCAAGTAGATTTCTATTTTACATATTCAGTTCCTGAAGGTGGTGAAAGAAATAGTGCAGCAACACCACATCAATTTGAAGTTGGCAGCTGTGGTCCCGTAATTCCAGATACGGAAGCTCCAAGTGCAGTAACTAATCTTCAAAGTACAAATGTTACGCATAACTCGTTTACATTAAGTTGGAATCCTTCTACAGATAATAGAGGTGTAGAAGGTTACAATATTGCTATGAATGGTATTACTATTACCACTTCTGCAACGTCATTTACTTTTGAAGACTTAAGTCCGCTCACTAGTTATGCTGTTTCTGTACAAGCAAAAGATGTCTCTGGTCTATTTTCTGTTGCTACAATCCATAATGTAACAACTTTAGTAGAGCCTGAAATTCCAGAAAGCGAGTTTACATGTGAGGGAGATGCTGGCTTTACAACAGCTGGTACTGTAGATTATTTTTATACTGTTGCATACGAAGGAAATAATGTAATTATCGGTTTTGAACCTCAAAGAAATGGCGTTGGCTCTTCTACAAGATTACTAATTGTAAATGGTGCAGGATATCATATGGACAACGATGGTGATGGTACTTATTCTTATACTGTTCAAAATACTTCATCAGTCGATTTCTATTTTGTCTATAACGTACCAGAAGGCGGAGAGAGAAATGGAAGTACGCAAAGACACATTTGTAATTCTTCTAATGCACGTGTACAAACATTAAATTTAGAGAATGAAATTGCTTTAAATGTGTACCCAAACCCTTCAGATCATTTTGTAAATATCAGTATTGATTCTGATAATGAAGTGGCATTACAATTACTAAACACAAATGGGAGTGTTTTAATAAATGACACTTTTAATAGAAAAACTCAATTAGATATTTCTACACTTCCAAAAGGAATGTATTTGATAAATATTCAAAATTCTACTTTCAATAAAACATTGAAATGGATAAAAAAATAG